The genomic segment gtcttagcgtaaatgcaacttagtgcatatttttatgtcctTCAGAAGCtgagctgagatatttaggtttttataggctgagggcagcttttcttaaaaagggctcaggcaccCTCTTTTGCCTTAATGCCCCTGCCCTGCTTTGTTTGATCATTttgttatagtatagtatagtatgccctttattatcccgccatggggaaattcatttgttgcagcagtaacatacggattgtgcaaaaacagtagacagcatacatacaacacaggaccaggaggttaaaaagtgtatatataagatagataaaaaatatagatgttaaagaaaatagaaatatctctgataaaaacaacaagtacattagtaaaagttttgttctgttttattcCTCTCTGCAGACGATGCGAGGCCAAGCAGGACGTGTGCCTCTCCCAAAGACTGTCCCTCCAACAGCATTGCTGTCTATATCAGGAGCGGGCTGGCCAACGCAATCGGACCAGAGATTTGCATCAATGGCGAACTGTAAGTCACAGTCACACGTCTGATGACAATACACAATTACTGATTACCTACAGCTGTGTATTACTGTATATTGATTTTAGATAAGAGCATGtttctctctcaaacaaacagttgtaactttcaaagTGTACAGAGAAATTTCAGCTGGTTAACAAAAAAATAACTGTGCAGAAAGTGAACAGACAGATACATATAGTAGCTAtcattgagcccgtttatatgcacatcaatgaACCGTTTATGATCAGCTTTTTTGAATAACCGGTTTATTCAATTACTCATTTAAACTGAATAATTTGTTTATGATAATCGGTTTATGgcagttatcggtttatgagaaatccaattcgcacaggtaggttttttgCTAATAAACTGAATTCTCAAGACATGTATTCAGCATAATcaggttattatcaggttattgacattctaaaaTGATAATTAGCCAATCACATGCCTTGAATTCttgcttcgtgtcacacacttgagtggaacacaggcaaccgaaatacttgcctgattttcatagacttcagatcacgtaccgcgattctggtctgaccaggactttAACTTAAGAACTTTttctccatggcctggttaacccgcctccctcggcttgctactggttgagggctgtaccgaagtttaaaccaaacatttcttagcccaatagaacgtctctgcataaaccacgtcactgccttgaacacgcctctacccaggacggttggaaatgctcagttgattggttccagacaaagtgggtggagatcccgctgtagcgggattgagcaagctcctggccctactgtgcgtagctgagccgaaggcgttgcgtcaccagtagggcggagcccggctaccAAAATACTGCATGTAAACGATaataaacagtttactccaataacctctttattccaataacctgattattgttGTAATGTAAATGGGCTCATTGATAATCATTTATAAAAGGAGTTTTTTGTGGTATTGATTCAGAGATTCATACCACTGCTGTATTATGTCCTTTAGGATCCTGAGTGGAACAAAGATCAACGTGGGCATTGGGTTGAACACTGTGCTGCTGAATGGTGAGTAGAGAAGAACATTCCAGATTCTTAATTCATGtggaaagaaaacaaatgaagGTATCCAGCAGGCGTATACCGTACTATACGGTAAAGTACacatcacatgtaggcctacatctccacATGTAACGTCTAGACATGCAGTACAATATGtcgcctactgtacacacacacacacacacacacacacacacacacacacacacacacacacacacacacacacacacacacacacacacacacacacacacacacacacacacacacacacacacacacacacacacacacacacacacacacacacagtaggagtaGCCGCCTACAGTCTATTATTTCTGGTTTGCACTAGACCAGACGACAGGTGTTGACATTTCCCTGCTCTTGACCTGTTACTGTATGTACTTAAATCAACTGTTAAACTGAGTACATAGAGGTGTGGTTATGATCTCAAGCTCACTGAGAAAACAAATAATTAAATCAAATCATCCTGTACTTACCTTGTTTGGTTTACTATTAAATAGTGAGTTGGCCTACTTGTCAGCACAAAACAATTCACCTTTGCTGTTTAAAATATTGTTTATATATATCAGTTGTGGAAATAATGGCAGAATAGTTGGCAAATGTTTGCCCATGtatttttcttctgtctttcaggAAGTAGTGGAGGCATTATAAGCAGTGGATTTTATACAGGTACAGACGTGCACTTCCTGTTACTGTGTTCATACTGAGCTGTCATTGGCTACTATTTACATGATGTTATTTAtttcaaattaataattcagaattaattagTTCtgccgagtttactttgatctttcatttaattccaaactgTGGAGTTTCCAAattatgacgttttcaaagcggaattaagctttattcgcAATTGAAGtgatttcattccgaattaaatgtctcatgtaaacgtagcagtTGTGTCATTGTGCATTTGATGCCATTGTGTCTATATGTACTGCATATACCGTATGTGGggtagccatggtgtaatggtttggATTGGACtggagggttgtaggttcaatcccAACTAGAGATGTGataatatcggcccgataatagcataaaatgtaatattggtcaatatcggtatcagaTTTTTGAcccatcaaaaccgatataataatgcttgaatttattgtacacttttctccttaattatttttctattttgcacagacgatgttaatatttggaaagctttgttgcatttgagaatgcatctagtggggcattacaataaaattaagcatattttgttccacaacagtagatgtgtaatgttacctgaaatttgttttgaggaaaaataatatatatatcgATATATCGACATCCGTATCGGCCggtatcggaatcgaaaattgatagttggacaatatcggcatatcggatatcggcaaaaaagccaatatcggacatctctaaacCCTACCAATCCTTTTCTCCCTCCTAAGCTGCAGTgtccccactctgctccagggactgtaatgacTTCTTCTTGGTGCTTGAAAGAAATAACAAAATTTCGTTAATTTAAGGGTACGCTGTGTAACAGTTCTagctgtttctttccagaattcatgctgctcattcacaaatgttgcctttttcatgaatacttacgtaTACCTACTTACCACCCCCATCAAATGCTaaatattcatcatgactggtaaaattggacttttcatacacgaacagttcttctccatgtcagccattttgaatgtcaaaatatagacatttttagctgcaaaacatactttgGTCTTTGGTCATGTTAGTAGATATTAGTTTtacttgtaaatattcatgaattaTTCAAATATTAATGACATTTGGgaataggtagcacagtttcaatgagcagcatacagtagaTGCTTTCTGGCCACTATCCTACACATTATAACTTTAAAAACTCCAAGAAAAAGCCAGCTGCTCACTAGTAACTCTTTGAGTGTTTATTCAATCCTTTACTGGTACGTGACATGAACCAACCCGCCAGTCCGAAAGACAActgcattattatttatttaccatTAGGCAACTGCTGACCCTTATGATTAATATTGCTACACAGGACACTTCACAGtgataatttaacacttagacagTTGGATTGACACTAGGCGTGTTAATTTGGACTCTCTGAGTGTTATTAACACTGATTCATTTCTTGTGTGTTGTTCAAGGAGCTGATAAGATGCTGGATTTCCTGAGAGGCATTGGGCCTGGTCAAATCCTGCTTGTGGCATCCTACGATGATCCATCCATCATGTACGTtttactctcctcctctttgtgCTTTCCTGTTGATGTTTTATCCATTTACTCCCTGTAGCCTCATTATGCTTACTGTTCCATCGATGAAAGTAAAATTGAAAAcagtttactaccatagtactacacgacTACGGCATCAGACAGAGACTTAAGTAATACGTCAGCTCTTGGTCACTACCATTCTGGTGAGAACAATTTTACAACAAGGGCCTTGTCTTGAGACTTTTACGTGTTCACCTCTTTGTTCAAAACAACAGTGTTCACATCCAGGCATATTTCAACTCAAAATATAAACGTAGTAAGATTGTGCAAAAGCAATCTGAATTCAAATGACATTAAACGTATAGTTAATATTGCTCATCGTAATAGTACTCAGTTGAATTATCCTTTTCTTTTTGTTCAGACTGAAAGAGGAGTCTCGTGAGCTCCTGCGAGGCCTGGGGAGCTCTgcttccattgtactaagtttaacattgtcctaatgtgtgatggcccttttctccgtgaaacgcacatgaaaaaaaatcgctattaacatccacctaatgcatggaatgcatggacagctgtgagtgtcattccatgattgttgaaggggtatcccaatttttagcggttgcgtttcaagccctacaccttacagctttgttggaaagcacgaggggcatggggaaggcgtaggggtaggggtagagattagtaatgggaaaggctctaagtgtattataatagtaaaggcccttggtcactgccattctggtaacaccaactgtataacaggggccttgtcttAATACTTTAACATGATTACTTCTTGTTCAAATCAACACCGTTCACAGCCAGGCTTATTTCAAATAAAACAATAGTCAAAATAGTAGTCATGCAATTGCAATCTGAATTCAAATACCATGAATTGTTGCTCATCATCACAATAGTACTCCAAATTGCAGTTGAATTAACCTTTTCTTTTTGTTCAGACTGAAAGAGGAGTCTCGTGAGCTACTCCGAGGGCTGGGGAGCTCTGCTGCTCAGACACTAGGGACTCGCGATGGCTGGCTCTTCGCAGGACAGAAAGGTGCAGAGGGAAGCGCATTTGAAAAGGTACACTtggaattagggatgcaccgatactggtatcggtatcggcacccgatactgctcattatactcatactcgtactcgtcaagcacttgccgataccaggaacgatactgctattacacaaaacaatgcaaaatcttgtcacgttctgtggacttgaaagcataatggaaaaaagtgccacctcatacatttactaacatttaaatctacatggaaatggacaataaaaacatcacagttggaaaaaaacaaggccatgatttattttcattgtattttggtggtaaaaggtatctgtactcggtatcggcaattacacacattcatgtactcgtacttgtatcggttttcaaaaaagtggtatcggtgtaTCCCTACTTGTAATGTTTCAGCAATCTCTTTTTTGgaacttgtttttgttttgttttttgttatatttttgAAAGTAAGGAAAGAAGCAAATAGCATTGAATAACTCAATGCTACAATCCCTACAATTTCCGCCCCCACCCAAGCCCTGACCAACACCAGTGAAAGATCTTCAATCTTTACAAATATGTAAatctacagccccccccccccccccccccccccgtctatAAATTCTGTAAGGACCAGATTTGTATTCAAATGGGCCTATACCTGTTTTGCACGGCAATCATGCATCATTTAGTAATTATGTAACAACAACTATGTTAATATTATGCCTACTTTTGTACCTATAAGGGGTACCAGAAAGATCTCACTAGCTAAGAAGGTTCTGCAAAAAGGTGCACAGTAGTACTACATTTCTCTGTCTGCAGGTTGGTCATTTTGTAATTAAAATGAAGCATGCATAATTATGATTTTCCATGATTGATCATGTCTGCTCTTGTGTTTGGTTTCACATCACGCAGCACATTTCAAGTGATGAGAAAACCAACACCTTTGACAAGTGGCCTGCAGTTATCGAGATCTCAGGATGCTTCAAGAAGACCTGACTGGCATCTATTGTCGTTCCCACACTACCCCATTTGTTATAAGCTCGCTACATGaatatgtaatgtattgtaaagtTTACTGTGATATCATTTTGGTTCATTtgtcatttcattacattgtctGGTCTAACCATGAAGCACTTTGGTTGAAAATGTGCTGTAAAAATGAATCTTCTTTATTAAATTACTGACAGTAATTATTTTGTAACTGACAGTACTGTCCTGACTTGTGAAGTATGCACACAGAATATGAAAAGGCATTGAAAACTCGTAAAAACTTAATCtaagtcagggatgtcaaactcaggtccgggggccaaatttggctcgcgagatcatttcaaatgtgtattacagttggcgcacatacaccataactgtgtAGCCAGCGTATTAAAACATGAAAATgcgtatatcacaggaatatgagtgggcccaggccattgaaacagctcacactcaaatgcaacagaatatgtgctggcacatttgaactatatgggaatctgtttaaacatgagcaattttatccattttcatttttttttttaatattgtttggCCCGCAtcttcgctccagattttgattttggccctcggtcgatttgagtttgacacccctgatctagtaAGTCATACATTTCTATAATGCGATTAGTCGTTTACTGTGGGCCATATTATGTAAGAATTTGGCATCGTTCCAGCCTTTACGACTCTGCTACCAGTATCTGGTATGTGCACTGTTCATCTCTGTCCCTTGTTGCTGATGTTTATCATCAGGTGTTTCCGCGTCATGCCAATGCAGCATGAGTTGTGCAGAACTCACTCAGGTCCTCAGCCCTACAGGCACATTGAACACACTTCACTGCTGGCTGTATATGcacattatcacccagtgagcagacggaacgtcttctgattggctgagcaggtgtcctttattccccggtagcaggacacctatgatgtcatgcgggcgtgcgggcgtccaagttgcttcttttctaactttctggcgaagtgccgttactagttctatcgcgtctggttgtctagtcaagactgcgtcgttagttctatcgcatctggttgtttagtcaagaccccgttactaattctatcgcatctggttgtcaagtcaaaaacccagtcgtcaattctatcgcatttggtgtcaagtcaccccaacattctgcgcgcgtccttatgtcttcggctgcgccgtcgggctgtttagaacgctccgcctcgtccattatttcccttgatatcgggacacctcgtcggc from the Engraulis encrasicolus isolate BLACKSEA-1 chromosome 14, IST_EnEncr_1.0, whole genome shotgun sequence genome contains:
- the si:dkeyp-67f1.2 gene encoding protein FAM3C, translating into MRKHAIGCVYAIGMCILLSLLTFNNICVTRPSVQFKHNQDDARPSRTCASPKDCPSNSIAVYIRSGLANAIGPEICINGELILSGTKINVGIGLNTVLLNGSSGGIISSGFYTGADKMLDFLRGIGPGQILLVASYDDPSIILKEESRELLRGLGSSAAQTLGTRDGWLFAGQKGAEGSAFEKHISSDEKTNTFDKWPAVIEISGCFKKT